AACATTGGGGTATTCTATAACACACTAAAGGCAGAAGAAAGCCTCCGCACTCCGCTCCAAAGGCTCAAAGTTACAGAAACTACCATTGAGGCACAATTAGCACAGCTCACTAAAACCGAAAAAGCCTATGCTGCCTACATTCAAGAAAAAGGCGAAAGCCAACAAGCCACCAAAGATAAAAACGAAGCACTAACAAAGGTGGATAAGTGGGTGAGAGAGTTTTATAGCATTGCCAAGATTGCCTTAGAGGATAAACCACAATTATTAGAAAGTTTGGCAAAATTCGTCAGAAGCTAGTCGTAGTTTGATTTGCTAAATACACGAGAAATATGAAACTAAAGCCTAACATATTTTGAATGGAAACTCTTTTTGAGAGGTATGTTTGTAGTCTTTAAGTATTATAGCTGAAAGAATGTATAATCCCAGTTATTTCCTTCTAAGAATAACTCCTAAAAAAACAAAGCTACCTTTTTAGGTAGCTTTAGTTTTTATATTTTCATAATATCCACTTCTTTATGTTTGTAGTGGTCGTCTATTGTACTAATGTACTTATCTGTAAGCTGCTGAACCTCGTTTTCGGTATCTTTAATAATATCTTCGGATACCCCATCTAGCTTCTTAAGGTCTTTCATTGCATCTTGTCTTGCATTTCTTACAGTTACTTTAGTCTGTTCCGCTTCCGCTTTAGCTTGCTTTGCAAGGTCTTTTCTTCTCTCTTCAGTTAGCGGGGGTACATTTAGGATAATAGTATCACCATTGTTAGACGGAGCAAACCCTAAGTTAGAGTTAATAATCCCCTTCTCTACATCCTTAATAGCCGACCTGTCCCAAGGTTGGATAGCAATAGTCATCGCATCAGGGATAGAAACATTCGCAACTTGGTTAAGAGGAGTAGGGCTACCATAGTATTCCACCATTACATCTTGTACCATAGCCGTAGAAGCACGCCCAGCTCTAATCTTTAAGAAAGCGTGTTCTAGGTGTTTAATCGCAGCGTCCATTTCCTGACGAGCATTGTCTAATATCAACTGTATCTCTTCCATTTTATTTAATGATTATTTTTTTAATTATATAAAACTCTTAATTTCTTACCACCGTTCCCACTTCTTCGCCCTGAACTACCTTTAGAAGGTTACCTTCCTTATTCATATCAAAAACAATGATAGGAAGTTTGTTTTCTTGGCTAAGAGTAAAGGCAGTCATATCCATTACCTTTAAATTCTTTTCATAAACTTCATCAAACGAAAGGCTGTTGAATTTCACAGCATCTTTATTCTTTTCAGGGTCGCTGTCGTAGATGCCATCTACACGAGTACCTTTAAGGATAACATCAGCCCCTATTTCTATGGCTCTTAGCGTAGCCGCAGTATCCGTAGTAAAGTAAGGGTTGCCCGTACCAGCTCCGAAGATAACTACTCGCCCTTTTTCTAAGTGTCTAGTTGCTCTTCTTTTAATAAAAGGCTCGGCTACCTTATCCATTTCAATGGCAGATTGTAGTCTTGTTTTAATGCCGATGTCTTCCAAAGCACCT
The genomic region above belongs to Riemerella anatipestifer and contains:
- the frr gene encoding ribosome recycling factor, whose amino-acid sequence is MEEIQLILDNARQEMDAAIKHLEHAFLKIRAGRASTAMVQDVMVEYYGSPTPLNQVANVSIPDAMTIAIQPWDRSAIKDVEKGIINSNLGFAPSNNGDTIILNVPPLTEERRKDLAKQAKAEAEQTKVTVRNARQDAMKDLKKLDGVSEDIIKDTENEVQQLTDKYISTIDDHYKHKEVDIMKI
- the pyrH gene encoding UMP kinase: MKYKRILLKLSGEALMGNLQYGIDNDRLKEYATEIKKVVDQGCEVAIVIGGGNIFRGLAGAAKGMDRVQGDYMGMLATVINGMALQGALEDIGIKTRLQSAIEMDKVAEPFIKRRATRHLEKGRVVIFGAGTGNPYFTTDTAATLRAIEIGADVILKGTRVDGIYDSDPEKNKDAVKFNSLSFDEVYEKNLKVMDMTAFTLSQENKLPIIVFDMNKEGNLLKVVQGEEVGTVVRN